CGATACCGGCATCTTTTATCCAGCCCTGAGTGATGCGCGAGCGCTCTCCTCCGCGAAAGCAGTTGATGTATGCGTTGGGATTGGCCTGCAGATAGTGGATCCAGGCATCAACCCGTTTCTGCTTGGTCTTGCCACGTACCAATTCATGACCCAACGCCAGCGCTGCATCTGGTCCTTGCTCTTTGTAGCAAGTACCGACTTTTTGCCGCTCTCCGTCCATCATCAATGGCAGATTGACTGAGCTTGGGAAGGCACCTTTATCAAACTCTATCGGTGCCCGTGTATCGATCAATGGCCGATCCTGCAGAAAAATCTCCCGGTATTGGCTCGCCGGGATGATATGGTCACTCATTAAACCAGCTCCACCAGTACTTGCTGGTCTTGGCTGTCCTTAAGTGTACCAATACAGACAGGCTCAATACCGTTTTGAGCCAGTAATTCCGTCAGCGCTGCTTCGCCTGCTGCGTTCACGGCAACCAGTAGACCACCACTGGTTTGTGGATCACACAGCAAGGCTTTTTGTTCATCATTCAGTGCTGGCAGCTGTTCACCATAGCTGTCAAAGTTACGATGGGTACCGCCGGGCACACAACCTTGTTCCAGATAATGACGGGCTTTTTCAAGTAGCGGTAGACGGCTTAAATCAATTTCTGCCATCACGCCCGCACCCTGACACATTTCCAGCAGGTGGCCGGCCAGACCAAAACCAGTGACATCCGTCATGGCGTTAACGCCGGCAATTTTTGCGATTTTGGCGCCAATTTTATTCAGTTGGCACATAGCATCCGGTGCAATATGCAGATCTTCATCCGCCAGTTTTTTCTGTTTTTGTGCTGTGGTCAGAATGCCGATACCGATAGGCTTGGTCAGATACAGGCGATCGCCAGCTTTTGCTGTGTCATTTTGCTTGAGTTCAGTCAGCGGGATTTGACCTGTCACAGCCAATCCGAAAATAGGCTCAGGGGCATCAATACTGTGACCGCCGGCCAGCATAATGCCAGCATCAGCACAGGCTTGACGGCCGCCGTCTACAACCTGTTGAGCAATTTCAGGGCTGAGTTTATTCACAGGCCATCCCAGAATCGCAATGGCCATCATGGGGGTGCCGCCCATGGCGTAAATATCACTGATGGCATTGGTCGCAGCAATACGACCAAATGTGAACGGGTCATCCACAATCGGCATAAAGAAATCTGTGGTACTGATAATACCGGTTTCATCATTTAGCTTGTAAACCGCCGCATCATCACGGCTCTGGTTGCCGACCAACAGGTTGGGATCGGTAAATACCGGCAGCTGGGATGCCAGAATGGTGCTGAGCACTTTAGGTGAAATTTTACAACCACAGCCTGCGCCGTGGCTGTATTCGGTGAGTTTGATGCCGGTGTTTGCCATTTTATCAAAACCTGCTGTTGGACTATGAGGCGACCATGATAATCAGATACGGCCACCATGCAAGGTGGCCGCCGGGCTTTCGTGACAATTTATTGTTCAGCTATAACGAGCGGTGAATTGCTGCCAGTGCTTAATACGATTACTGAGTTGACGCTTAAGTAGCGCAACTTGACTGATGAGTTGCTGATCACACAGATGTTTATGTTTGGCCTCTAGCAGCTTTTTCTGCGCTTGATAATAAGCTGTGATGGCTGTTTTGAGCTGTTCATACTCTAATTGCAGATGTTGCTGTAACTCTTCACAGTTAGGGAAGCGGGTTAGGCGATGGCTAACTTGTTTTAACTGCATATTCAATCGGGCTGTTTCAATTCGCTCTTGGGGCACTTGGCGCAGATCCCAAGTTAATCGGCACCATGAGAGTAGTTGGATAAGCCATTTGGTGGGATCGTATTGCCACCAGTGGATGCCGTTGCGGTAATCATGTTCAAAAATATGATGAAAGTTATGGTAGCCCTCTCCATAAGTCAGCAGTGCCAGCAGGCCATTATCCCGGGCGGTATTTTTATCGGTATAAGGCTGTTTGCCCCAAATATGGGCTAGAGAATTGATAAAGAAAGTGCAGTGATGCACTAGGACCAGCCGCATGACTCCGGCTAGGAGTAACATGGACAGGATATCGCCATTAAGCCAGCCTAGCGTTAGTGGCAATAGGATATTCATTACCACAACTAGGGCCAGATAGTGACGGTGTTGCCACATCACAATCGGATCATTTTGTAGATCTCGGGCATTAAGGTATTCCGGCTTAGTGACCTGATATTCCCGCAACATCCAGCCAATGTGGCTGTACCAGAAGCCCCGCTTAGCTGAATAAGGATCTTTGTCATTATCATCAACATATTTGTGATGCACTCTGTGATCACTACACCAGTGTAGAGCGCTATTTTGCAGTGCTAGGGCACCACCGAGCGCATAGATAATCTTTACTCCACGACTGGCTTTATAGCTCTTATGGGACCAGAGTCTATGATAACCGGCGGTGATTGATAGACCGCTAAAGAGTGCCAACAGGATAAAACTGAGCCATTCAACTTTATCAAAGCCGTGGTGATAGCCATGCCAAGGCACCCAGAGCAGGGCAATGGCAAAGGTGAGGGTAAAGAGGGTGATATTGAGCCAGATCAGGGGTGGTTTGCGCTGCATAAGATATCCATTTCATTTGAGCGTACATCTGTAAGCTAATTTAGAGGTTAACCGGGTATAGGTCAAGTGTAGCGGGGCTGTGTTTTAAGAGACAAAATCGGTATTATTTGCTGATTACACTTGGTTTATGTGGACAGTGGCATGGGGATCAGAGCACAGCAGAAAGAAAAAACCAGACGTGCCTTGGTGGACGCGGCATTTAACCAATTAAGTGCAGAGCGCAGTTTTTCCAGTTTGAGCCTGCGGGAAGTTGCCCGCGAGGCGAATATTGCGCCAACTTCGTTTTATCGTCATTTCAAAGATATGAATGAGTTGGGATTGACCATGGTCGACGAAGGCGGGCTGACGTTGCGTCAGATGATGCGGAAAGGCCGGCAGCGGGCTGAGGCTGGGGGCAGTGTTATCCGTATTTCCGTTGAAACCTTTATGGAAGTGTTGGATTCCAATCCAAACGTATTTCGTATTCTACTGCATGAGCGCTCCGGTACCTCAGCGGCTTTCCGTGCGGCAGTTGCGCGGGAGATTGAACACTTTATTTCTGAGCTGGCTCATTACACGGAAGATACGGCCGGTCGCTCGCCAGAATTAGCTCGGGCTCAGGCTGAAGCCTTAGTCACTTTGGTGTTCAATGCCGGGGCCGCGGCATTAGATATGAAACGGGCTGATCGTAAGTTGCTGGCTGAGCAGTTGGTGATGCAGTTGCGGATGGTTGCCCGCGGCGCTGAAGCTTTACAGCAGAAGATTGACAGTAAATAAGTGGTTTTGTGTGCTAAAAAAGGGGCCTGATGGCCCCTTTTTGTTGTTCTGCGGATTATTTGCGTTCCAGCAGGACACCACACTCCATATGATGGGTGTAAGGAAACTGATCAAATAAAGCAAAACGGCTGATTTTGTGGGTTTGATTTAGGGTATCGAGGTTTTCCCGTAATGTTTCTGGGTTACAGGAGATATATAAAATACGCTCATAACCCTGTACCAGTTTTACGGTATCTGGATCTAAACCTGCCCGTGGTGGGTCAACAAAGATGGTATTGCAGTCATAGCTCTGCAAATCTACCCCTTCTAGGCGCTTAAACTTACGACCAGAGCTCATGGCTTCACTGAAGTCTTCCGCGGACATGCGGAAAATCTGCAGATTCTCAATGCCATTGACTTTGATGTTGTACTGGGCGGCATCAACTGATGGCTTGGCAAGTTCAGTGGCCAATACCCGGTTGAAGTTCTGAGCCAAGGCAATAGAGAAGTTGCCATTACCACAGTACAGCTCCAGTAGGTCACCATTACTGTCTTGGGTTACATCCAGTGCCCATTCCAGCATTTTGACTGCGACTTTGGCATTGGGCTGGGTAAAGGAATTTTCAATTTGCTTATAGTGATAGTCGCGGCCGTTAACCTTGAGGGTTTCAACTACAAAATCCCGATCTAGCATTAGCTTCTGCTTGCGGGCCCGGCCAATAATATTCAGCTTAAAATGGTTTCCCAGACGCTGCTTAAGCGCTTGGGCTTCGGTCATCCAAGCATCATCCAGTTGGCGGTGATACAACAGGGAAACCAAAATTTCACCGCTTAGGGTTGAAAGAAAGTCGACCTGGAATAATTTTTTGCGTAGTACCGCATTAGGGCGCAACTCTTCCATTAGCGCCAACATCATTTCATTAATCAACTCGCCAGCAGGTAAATACTGATCGCAGCGGACTTTTTCCTGTTTGACGTTATCAAACATGTAGTAATACAGATCATCGCCATCATGCCATACTCGGAATTCAGCACGCATACGGTAATGACGAGGCTCGGAAGGAAACACTTCCAGCGCCGGTGGAAGATATGTGGCAAAGTCCTGTTCCAGTCTGGCCCGTTTTTCTGTCAGTTGGGCTTCGTAGCCGCTAGGATCCATTGCTGCAAAATTCATGTATATATCACCGTCACTGTCTGTCTTTGGGGCGCAAATAGTATACTACAGTCCGAAGTTGTCCAGTTTCTTCACTTTACCCTCTTATTGCTGTGTGTGAGAATTTCCTCTCTAATCGTGTCAGTTTGATAAGTTTTGCGGGAGTCAGTGTGTTCCGGCCTATTTTAGTGTTTGATTCAGGCATCGGCGGGTTGTCCGTCCTATCGGAAATCCGGGCGCTGTTACCCGGTCGGGATTATGTTTATTTATTTGATAATGCCCGGCTGCCCTATGGGGAATTAGCCGAACAAGTGCTGATTAGTGGCTGTGTTGAATTGGTGACTCGATTAGCCAAGCAGATTGATGCCGCCCTGGTGGTGATTGCTTGTAATACGGCATCGACATTAGTGCTTCCTGCTTTGCGACAACAGCTGACTATTCCCGTCGTTGGTGTGGTGCCGGCTATTAAGCCTGCGGCGCATCTTAGCCAGTGTCATGAGATTGGTTTGTTGGCAACACCGGGAACCATCAAACGGGATTATACCCGGCGCTTAATCCAACAGTTTGCCAGTGATTGCCAAGTACATTTGTTTGGCAGTTCTGAGTTGGTGATGCTGGCCGAGCAGAAAGTCGCTGGGGGGACAATCGATCAACATGCATTGACAAAATTGTTGCAGCCGGTTCGCCAAACGGCGTTAGATGTTTTGGTTTTAGGTTGCACCCATTTCCCAATGCTTAAAGCTGAAATAAGTCAGTGTCTCGGTAGTCGTGTCACGTTATTGGACTCAGGCAAGGCTGTGGCAAGAAGGGTGGCTTCTTTATTGGCGGATAATGGTACCACTGGCCAGATGGGCACATTGAATGGCTTTTTTACCACATCAGAATTGGCTGCGGGACTTATTGCTACCTTATCAACTTTGGGGTTCAGTCAGTTAGTACACTTCCCCCCAAAGTCTGAGGTTGTTTAAACGGGGTTTTTCTCAGTGCTGTCTGAGTCCTGAGTTTTGGCCTCCCGCACTTTTATGGTTCTTTCCTGAAAAACAAAATCATTAAGCTGTGCCATGGCTTGCTGCGCACTGGCTTCTGGCATTTCAACAAAGCCGAAGCCTTTGCGTCGACCTGTTTTACGATCCCTGACTAAGCGGACTGAGCATACTTCACCATATTGGCTGAATAACTCTTTAACTTCCCCTTCGTGTACCCGATAAGGCAGATTACCTACATAGAGGGTCATCATGGGTCCGCTGTATTCTCCATCGCCCTGACTTAATGCCGATGGGAGTAACTTGAATAACAGTGCGGCAATAATGGCTCCTGCAAAAAACGCGATTGAGGCCGATAATGCAGGTACAAACTGGTGTATAGCAAGGCCGCCTACTATCGCGACAATGACAACAATAAGAAATGACTTCTGCATAAGACGCTTCTCTAAATGATGTGAAGATACGGTAAATACTGTTAACAACATTTCTCATGGTAATGAATAATTGTCTTTTCCTCCATAGGCTTGCTGAAAAAATGCTCGATAAATAATGTGTTGGGATCGCAAAGCTGTCATTTTAAGCTCGAAATACCACCATTTTGTTGCTTCATTGAACAAAAAGTTTAATTCCTGTTCGCTTAAATTGTTTTGTCATTAAAAAGGCTTGCGCAAAAAAATCGGTTCCCTATAATGCGCCTCCATCGACACGGCGCAACGAGCTAAACAGCTTGATGAGCAGGTCGGTAGGGTAAGCATTCCATCGGATGAATATCCTTGGTTTGAAAGCTTTTTGTTGTTTTCAGCTTCGGTTGAAAAACTTTAAA
This region of Shewanella sp. NFH-SH190041 genomic DNA includes:
- a CDS encoding RNA recognition motif domain-containing protein, whose amino-acid sequence is MQKSFLIVVIVAIVGGLAIHQFVPALSASIAFFAGAIIAALLFKLLPSALSQGDGEYSGPMMTLYVGNLPYRVHEGEVKELFSQYGEVCSVRLVRDRKTGRRKGFGFVEMPEASAQQAMAQLNDFVFQERTIKVREAKTQDSDSTEKNPV
- the murI gene encoding glutamate racemase; translation: MFRPILVFDSGIGGLSVLSEIRALLPGRDYVYLFDNARLPYGELAEQVLISGCVELVTRLAKQIDAALVVIACNTASTLVLPALRQQLTIPVVGVVPAIKPAAHLSQCHEIGLLATPGTIKRDYTRRLIQQFASDCQVHLFGSSELVMLAEQKVAGGTIDQHALTKLLQPVRQTALDVLVLGCTHFPMLKAEISQCLGSRVTLLDSGKAVARRVASLLADNGTTGQMGTLNGFFTTSELAAGLIATLSTLGFSQLVHFPPKSEVV
- the fabR gene encoding HTH-type transcriptional repressor FabR, translating into MGIRAQQKEKTRRALVDAAFNQLSAERSFSSLSLREVAREANIAPTSFYRHFKDMNELGLTMVDEGGLTLRQMMRKGRQRAEAGGSVIRISVETFMEVLDSNPNVFRILLHERSGTSAAFRAAVAREIEHFISELAHYTEDTAGRSPELARAQAEALVTLVFNAGAAALDMKRADRKLLAEQLVMQLRMVARGAEALQQKIDSK
- the trmA gene encoding tRNA (uridine(54)-C5)-methyltransferase TrmA; this translates as MNFAAMDPSGYEAQLTEKRARLEQDFATYLPPALEVFPSEPRHYRMRAEFRVWHDGDDLYYYMFDNVKQEKVRCDQYLPAGELINEMMLALMEELRPNAVLRKKLFQVDFLSTLSGEILVSLLYHRQLDDAWMTEAQALKQRLGNHFKLNIIGRARKQKLMLDRDFVVETLKVNGRDYHYKQIENSFTQPNAKVAVKMLEWALDVTQDSNGDLLELYCGNGNFSIALAQNFNRVLATELAKPSVDAAQYNIKVNGIENLQIFRMSAEDFSEAMSSGRKFKRLEGVDLQSYDCNTIFVDPPRAGLDPDTVKLVQGYERILYISCNPETLRENLDTLNQTHKISRFALFDQFPYTHHMECGVLLERK
- the selD gene encoding selenide, water dikinase SelD codes for the protein MANTGIKLTEYSHGAGCGCKISPKVLSTILASQLPVFTDPNLLVGNQSRDDAAVYKLNDETGIISTTDFFMPIVDDPFTFGRIAATNAISDIYAMGGTPMMAIAILGWPVNKLSPEIAQQVVDGGRQACADAGIMLAGGHSIDAPEPIFGLAVTGQIPLTELKQNDTAKAGDRLYLTKPIGIGILTTAQKQKKLADEDLHIAPDAMCQLNKIGAKIAKIAGVNAMTDVTGFGLAGHLLEMCQGAGVMAEIDLSRLPLLEKARHYLEQGCVPGGTHRNFDSYGEQLPALNDEQKALLCDPQTSGGLLVAVNAAGEAALTELLAQNGIEPVCIGTLKDSQDQQVLVELV
- a CDS encoding acyl-CoA desaturase — protein: MQRKPPLIWLNITLFTLTFAIALLWVPWHGYHHGFDKVEWLSFILLALFSGLSITAGYHRLWSHKSYKASRGVKIIYALGGALALQNSALHWCSDHRVHHKYVDDNDKDPYSAKRGFWYSHIGWMLREYQVTKPEYLNARDLQNDPIVMWQHRHYLALVVVMNILLPLTLGWLNGDILSMLLLAGVMRLVLVHHCTFFINSLAHIWGKQPYTDKNTARDNGLLALLTYGEGYHNFHHIFEHDYRNGIHWWQYDPTKWLIQLLSWCRLTWDLRQVPQERIETARLNMQLKQVSHRLTRFPNCEELQQHLQLEYEQLKTAITAYYQAQKKLLEAKHKHLCDQQLISQVALLKRQLSNRIKHWQQFTARYS